In a single window of the Rhodopirellula bahusiensis genome:
- a CDS encoding S9 family peptidase, whose translation MNKNLIALFASTILACVCHCDFAFAQVNPSETDEVTPLLDRELFFGNPQIAGGQLSPDGKFISFMKPYQGIMNVWVKEFAEPFDAARPLTDSERPLHGYTWTEDGKFILFVKDSGGDENMNLFAVDPASKPEAGNETPESRNLTPMEDVTAQIMHASQNNPDLLWIGLNDRDKAWHDLYRLEISTGDLTLVYQNDDRITGYEFDWDDNLRLLSRTDPAGNTMLLRKDGDDLVPIYETSVTENAGVSGWDAKNENFYLVTNKGELDLLTLYTMNPGTKQAELLESDPEQAVDFGGLRLDRNTREIISTSYTDDKTRYYWRDKTWEANYKFLQEKFPGREIAFQSSTNDYSKFLIAVHGDKYAAEAWYFDAEKRELIHQYTPRPELKEVEEYLAPMQSIRYASSDGLEIPAYLTVPAGVEAKNLPVVVLVHGGPKGPRDTWGFSATVQFLANRGYAVLQPNFRASGGYGKKFLNAGDLQWGKLMQDDITWGVKHLIDQGIADKDRVAIMGGSYGGYATLAGLAFTPDLYACGVDIVGPSNIFTLLDSIPPYWESGRAFLYGMVGDPSTEAGKARIRETSPLFSAEKISKPLLIVQGANDPRVKQAEADQIAIALRDAGHAISYLLADDEGHGFAKPVNRMAMYAEIEAFLAGQIGGRYQEEMPDDVASRLEELRVDVSKVTYEPAAG comes from the coding sequence ATGAACAAAAATCTGATTGCCCTCTTCGCGTCGACAATCTTGGCGTGCGTCTGCCATTGCGATTTCGCCTTCGCTCAAGTGAATCCATCCGAAACCGATGAGGTGACTCCGTTGCTAGATCGCGAACTGTTCTTTGGTAATCCTCAAATTGCTGGCGGGCAGTTGAGCCCCGACGGGAAATTCATCTCGTTCATGAAGCCGTATCAAGGGATCATGAACGTGTGGGTGAAAGAATTCGCCGAGCCGTTTGACGCGGCTCGTCCGTTGACCGATAGCGAGCGGCCGCTGCATGGATACACGTGGACGGAAGACGGCAAGTTCATTCTGTTCGTCAAGGATTCCGGCGGTGACGAAAACATGAACCTGTTCGCCGTTGATCCGGCGTCGAAACCCGAAGCTGGCAATGAGACGCCCGAGTCGCGGAACCTGACGCCGATGGAAGATGTGACCGCACAGATCATGCACGCCAGCCAGAACAATCCCGACTTGCTTTGGATCGGATTGAACGACCGCGATAAGGCGTGGCACGATCTTTATCGCCTCGAGATTTCCACGGGTGACTTGACGCTGGTTTATCAGAACGACGATCGCATCACCGGTTATGAATTCGATTGGGACGACAACCTGCGTCTGCTCAGCCGCACCGACCCTGCCGGCAACACGATGCTTCTTCGCAAAGACGGCGATGACTTGGTTCCGATCTACGAAACGTCCGTCACCGAAAACGCAGGCGTCAGTGGTTGGGACGCGAAGAACGAGAACTTTTACTTGGTCACCAACAAGGGCGAACTCGACCTGCTGACCTTGTACACGATGAATCCTGGCACGAAGCAGGCCGAGTTGTTGGAAAGCGATCCAGAGCAAGCCGTTGATTTCGGTGGACTTCGGCTGGACCGTAACACTCGCGAAATCATCTCGACGTCCTACACCGACGACAAGACTCGTTACTACTGGCGAGACAAAACCTGGGAAGCCAACTACAAATTCCTGCAAGAAAAGTTCCCTGGCCGCGAGATCGCGTTTCAAAGCTCGACCAACGACTACAGCAAATTCCTGATTGCAGTTCACGGCGACAAGTACGCTGCCGAAGCCTGGTACTTCGACGCGGAAAAACGCGAACTGATTCATCAGTACACTCCACGGCCTGAGCTGAAAGAAGTGGAGGAATACTTGGCACCGATGCAGTCGATTCGCTACGCCAGCAGCGACGGTTTGGAGATTCCTGCGTACCTGACCGTACCCGCGGGCGTTGAAGCGAAGAACTTGCCAGTGGTCGTGTTGGTTCACGGCGGCCCCAAAGGCCCACGCGACACATGGGGTTTCAGCGCAACGGTTCAGTTCCTGGCCAATCGAGGCTACGCGGTGCTGCAACCCAACTTCCGGGCCAGCGGTGGCTACGGAAAGAAGTTCCTCAACGCGGGCGACTTGCAATGGGGAAAGTTGATGCAGGACGACATCACTTGGGGCGTGAAGCATTTGATTGATCAGGGCATCGCCGACAAGGATCGCGTGGCCATCATGGGTGGCAGCTACGGCGGTTACGCAACGTTGGCCGGATTGGCATTCACGCCGGATCTGTACGCATGCGGTGTCGACATTGTCGGCCCCAGCAACATTTTCACGCTGCTCGATTCGATTCCGCCGTACTGGGAATCAGGGCGAGCGTTCTTGTACGGTATGGTGGGCGACCCGAGCACCGAAGCAGGCAAAGCTCGAATTCGCGAAACCAGCCCGCTGTTCAGTGCCGAAAAGATCTCCAAGCCATTGTTGATCGTGCAGGGAGCGAACGACCCGAGGGTCAAGCAAGCCGAAGCCGATCAAATCGCGATCGCACTTCGCGATGCCGGTCACGCGATCAGTTACTTGCTGGCCGACGACGAGGGCCATGGGTTTGCCAAGCCCGTCAACCGCATGGCCATGTACGCCGAAATCGAAGCCTTCCTGGCTGGACAAATCGGCGGTCGCTACCAAGAGGAGATGCCCGATGACGTTGCCAGTCGTCTTGAAGAACTACGAGTCGACGTGAGCAAGGTGACGTACGAACCGGCCGCGGGATAA
- a CDS encoding thioredoxin family protein, giving the protein MKFRVFAIAVFAIGLCSFVMSQFLVGPQDVAERNPDFASTTTLVTDENYRAIVLASEKPVVLDFYGDYCPVCRQLEPQLLPVAEEHADAALFARVNVVESPELAEQYQVRAVPTLVMIHQGEVLFQSEGLSALSTLQTALQKATKPQG; this is encoded by the coding sequence ATGAAATTTCGAGTGTTCGCCATCGCGGTGTTCGCCATTGGGCTGTGTTCATTCGTGATGAGTCAATTCCTTGTGGGGCCGCAAGACGTCGCCGAGCGAAATCCAGACTTCGCCTCCACAACCACGCTCGTCACGGACGAGAACTACCGAGCCATCGTGCTCGCCAGTGAAAAACCCGTCGTGTTGGATTTTTACGGCGACTACTGCCCGGTGTGCCGCCAGCTCGAACCGCAATTATTGCCGGTGGCGGAGGAGCACGCCGACGCAGCCCTCTTCGCTCGCGTCAACGTGGTAGAGTCCCCCGAACTGGCCGAGCAATACCAAGTCCGCGCTGTCCCCACCCTGGTGATGATCCACCAAGGCGAAGTCCTGTTCCAAAGCGAAGGACTATCCGCTCTCTCAACGCTGCAAACCGCCCTGCAGAAAGCGACCAAGCCGCAAGGCTAA
- a CDS encoding cadherin domain-containing protein — protein MKPAVQRLLARLTSNKSRHSRHKSRFLGANDRRLKVESLESRRVLAATIASFTPTPSGFTAELSEEVSIPQLSLYDNEAGDAGAADVTLQGTSTGDVRGSLVVNGTTVTFIATDGPLAADTYTATLRSASDGFTDLADGELLDGDDNGTAGGNFVTTFTVASPASLVVGLPDIVRGPSQTVQLPAGGSGTELPAGLPIQLSNADGVTSVTLTIQYDPAMLDISGVQLGEDAPTGSQVEANLDTPGVATITFFSLEAMDAGQADIIDLIATIPEDAPYGATGTLTISSLDVNAGGMTASADDAIQVVAFPGDVNANRRYDAEDARLVARAGVDLDSGFVVTDATGSGEAFVPFAAIDPDLLGDVTGQDGLSPLDASDLLRRVVGLSTPNIPDLPDAQAPTNISLSATTVGENLAVGSTVGTFTSMDPDSGDTHTYALVSGTGDTDNSSFTISGNTLLTAEVFDASAQDTYTIRVQTTDSTGRTLQRVFTLSVTDQNVAPTAISLSDTTIAENEAADTSVGSLSTTDSNTGDTFTYSIVSIDGSTTATTFAISGDSLIATEALDFETKSSYTVVVRTTDQGGLSFDQSFTINVDDVNEAPTAIALSDDSVADDSVSGTVVGSFSTTDVDASDTFTYSLVSGTGDTDNASFTIVGNELRTATTIDFDSQSSFSVRIQTTDAGGETFEQVFTIVQSNEGPTAISLDDSTVVENGSTGDAVGTFSTTDPTSGDTFTYTLVTGDGDDDNALFDIDGDELQAAGSLDAETQGTLTIRVRSTDSTGEFFEETFTITVSSVNEAPTTVTLSGTHVATGQPSGTAIGTLGTDDPDSGDTITYTLVSGTGDTDNASFTIVNGELVTAFAANQQTQSSYSIRVRAQDADGLSTEETFTITVTSTNVAPTAIAIDNSDVEENADVGTTVGTLSTTDANSMDSFIYTLVSGTGDTDNASFAIDGGDLVTAASLDFETQSSYSVRIQSTDPFGLSTVETFTITATDVNDAPTAITIDNTSIAEDTASGTTVGAFTTIDDDASDTFTYALVSGDGDDDNASFTIDGGNLVTATTFDFETQASYSVRVQSTDSDGATFEQIFTFSVTDTNEVPTAIALDNSSVSEDAASGSTVGAFSTTDADESDTFTYALVSGDGDTDNAAFTIDGGNLLTATTFDFDTQSSYSIRVQTMDSGGATFEQTLTITITESEANVAPTAISIDNTEIEEHASIGTTVGSLSTTDANASDTFTYALVSGDGDDDNADFTIDGSNLVTASSFDFETKSSYSVRVQTTDSEGATFEQVLTLTVTDSNDAPTSLALDNSTIAEDVPSGTVVGALSTTDADAGDTFTYALVSGDGDTDNASFTIDGSNLVTATTFDFDTQSSYSVRVQSTDSVGATITETLTITITDTSANAAPTAIAIDNSSVAEDAASGTTVGALSTTDTDAGDTFTYALVAGDGDTDNAAFTIDGSNLVTATTLDFETQASYSVRVQTTDSAGATFEQSLTITVTDVNEAPTAIAIDNADIAEDAASGTVVGALSTTDADAGDSFTYALVAGDGDTDNAAFTVDGSNLVTATTFDFETQSSYSVRVQTTDSDGSTFEQTLTLAVTNVNEDPTAVSISSSVVTEESASGTTVGTFDTADVDASDTFTYTLVAGDGDTDNASFTVDGEDLLTATTLDMDTQSSYSIRVRSTDAGGSFVEQTLTITVTETNEAPTAIAIDDNEIAENAALGTVVGALSTTDADVADTFTYSLVDGVGDTDNASFAIDGNNLVTAATFDFETQSTYSVRIQSSDAVGETVSQSFQITVIDINDAPTGLALAFPAIASGQASGFLVGDLQAIDQDAGDTFTFEFVDGEGDLDNDKFTLVDGALRTAEATDDAIQALYSIRVRVTDADGLTFEDTADLIVTEENVAPTGVLLDNSSVDDGSASGTTVGTLTATDANDFDEHTFTLVAGTGDTDNTSFTIVDGVLQTNFEADAATQSSYSIRVLSQDRYGLAVEEVLTITIETTV, from the coding sequence ATGAAACCCGCTGTCCAACGATTGCTAGCTCGTCTGACTTCGAATAAATCCCGTCATTCACGCCACAAAAGCCGATTCCTTGGAGCAAACGACCGACGTTTGAAAGTCGAATCGCTGGAATCACGACGCGTTTTGGCGGCCACAATTGCTTCGTTCACACCGACCCCATCCGGCTTCACCGCTGAACTGAGCGAAGAAGTCAGCATCCCCCAACTCAGTCTTTACGACAACGAAGCCGGTGACGCTGGCGCCGCTGATGTGACTTTGCAGGGAACCTCGACCGGCGACGTGCGCGGTTCACTCGTTGTAAACGGCACAACCGTTACATTCATCGCAACCGATGGACCGCTTGCTGCTGACACCTACACCGCGACCCTTCGCAGTGCCAGCGACGGCTTCACGGACCTCGCCGATGGTGAGCTTCTCGATGGGGACGACAACGGCACGGCGGGCGGCAACTTTGTCACCACATTCACCGTCGCCAGCCCGGCTTCGTTGGTGGTCGGACTGCCCGACATCGTTCGCGGACCAAGCCAAACGGTGCAGTTGCCCGCCGGTGGTAGCGGAACCGAGTTGCCCGCGGGACTGCCGATTCAATTGAGTAACGCTGATGGCGTGACTTCGGTAACGCTGACCATTCAGTACGACCCAGCTATGCTGGACATCTCCGGCGTACAACTTGGTGAAGATGCACCGACCGGAAGTCAAGTCGAAGCAAACTTGGACACCCCGGGCGTCGCGACGATCACATTCTTCAGCTTGGAAGCGATGGATGCGGGGCAAGCCGACATCATCGACCTGATTGCCACCATTCCCGAAGACGCCCCATACGGTGCCACCGGAACATTGACGATCAGCTCGCTGGATGTGAACGCGGGTGGCATGACCGCCAGCGCCGACGATGCGATCCAAGTCGTGGCGTTCCCTGGCGACGTCAATGCAAACCGTCGCTATGACGCCGAAGACGCTCGACTGGTTGCCCGAGCCGGCGTCGACCTGGACAGCGGTTTTGTTGTCACGGACGCGACCGGTTCCGGGGAAGCCTTTGTGCCTTTCGCCGCGATCGATCCAGATTTGCTGGGTGACGTGACCGGCCAAGACGGACTGAGCCCGTTGGACGCAAGCGATTTGCTGCGACGAGTCGTCGGCTTGTCGACACCCAACATTCCCGATTTGCCTGACGCACAGGCACCCACGAACATCAGCCTTTCCGCCACCACCGTTGGCGAGAACCTAGCGGTGGGCTCGACCGTCGGAACGTTCACATCGATGGACCCCGATTCGGGCGACACACACACGTACGCTTTGGTTTCGGGAACCGGTGACACCGACAACAGTTCGTTCACCATCTCGGGCAACACTTTGCTGACGGCGGAAGTGTTCGATGCTTCGGCTCAAGACACCTACACCATCCGAGTTCAAACAACAGACTCGACCGGACGCACGCTCCAGCGAGTCTTCACGCTTTCGGTCACCGACCAAAATGTTGCTCCCACTGCGATCTCGCTGAGTGACACAACGATCGCGGAAAATGAAGCGGCGGACACCTCCGTTGGATCGCTTTCGACAACCGACAGCAACACCGGCGACACGTTCACCTACAGCATTGTTTCGATCGATGGCAGCACCACCGCCACGACCTTTGCCATCTCCGGCGACTCTTTAATCGCAACCGAAGCTCTCGATTTTGAAACCAAGAGCAGCTACACCGTCGTCGTCCGCACAACCGACCAAGGTGGCCTGTCGTTCGATCAATCCTTCACGATCAACGTCGATGACGTCAACGAAGCCCCCACCGCAATCGCACTGAGTGACGATTCCGTCGCGGACGATTCCGTATCCGGCACCGTCGTCGGATCGTTCTCAACAACCGACGTGGATGCGTCCGACACCTTCACCTATTCGTTGGTATCGGGAACCGGTGACACAGACAACGCATCGTTCACGATCGTTGGCAATGAACTGCGAACCGCAACAACGATCGACTTCGATTCACAAAGCAGCTTCAGCGTTCGCATTCAAACGACCGACGCCGGCGGCGAAACGTTTGAACAAGTCTTCACGATCGTTCAAAGCAACGAAGGGCCCACAGCGATCAGCCTCGATGACTCCACCGTCGTCGAGAACGGATCCACCGGAGATGCGGTTGGCACCTTCAGCACCACCGACCCGACTTCGGGCGACACGTTCACCTACACGTTGGTGACCGGCGATGGAGACGATGACAACGCGTTGTTCGACATCGATGGAGATGAATTGCAGGCCGCAGGATCACTCGATGCCGAAACCCAAGGCACATTGACGATCCGAGTTCGCAGCACTGATTCGACGGGAGAGTTCTTCGAAGAAACGTTCACGATCACCGTCTCCAGTGTCAACGAAGCTCCGACCACGGTCACCTTGTCCGGCACTCACGTGGCAACGGGTCAACCAAGTGGCACGGCGATTGGAACGCTTGGCACCGACGACCCTGACTCCGGCGACACGATCACTTACACGCTGGTGTCGGGAACCGGAGACACCGACAACGCGTCGTTCACGATCGTCAATGGTGAATTGGTCACCGCGTTTGCTGCCAACCAGCAAACACAATCGTCTTACTCCATCCGAGTCCGAGCCCAGGACGCCGATGGATTGTCGACGGAAGAAACGTTCACCATCACCGTCACGTCGACGAATGTCGCACCGACCGCAATCGCGATCGACAACAGTGACGTGGAAGAAAACGCCGACGTTGGCACCACGGTTGGCACGCTCAGCACGACCGACGCCAACTCAATGGACTCGTTCATCTACACCTTGGTGAGCGGTACCGGAGACACCGACAACGCTTCCTTTGCGATTGACGGTGGCGATTTGGTAACCGCTGCCTCGCTGGACTTCGAAACACAATCGTCGTATTCGGTACGAATCCAAAGCACCGATCCATTTGGTTTGTCGACCGTTGAAACGTTCACGATCACCGCAACGGATGTGAACGACGCTCCAACCGCAATCACGATCGACAACACGTCCATCGCAGAAGACACCGCGTCGGGAACGACCGTCGGTGCGTTCACCACGATCGACGATGATGCGTCCGACACGTTCACGTATGCCTTGGTGAGCGGCGATGGCGACGACGACAACGCATCGTTCACGATCGACGGTGGAAACTTAGTCACCGCGACCACGTTCGACTTTGAAACGCAGGCGTCTTACTCGGTTCGAGTCCAATCGACGGACTCCGACGGAGCCACCTTCGAACAGATCTTCACCTTCTCGGTGACCGATACCAACGAAGTCCCAACGGCAATCGCCCTGGACAATAGCAGCGTCTCCGAAGACGCCGCATCCGGGTCCACCGTGGGTGCGTTCAGCACAACGGACGCGGACGAATCGGACACGTTCACTTACGCCCTGGTCAGCGGCGATGGTGACACTGACAACGCCGCCTTCACGATCGACGGCGGAAACTTGCTGACCGCGACCACGTTCGATTTCGATACGCAGTCGTCCTACTCGATTCGCGTCCAAACGATGGACTCGGGCGGAGCCACCTTCGAGCAAACTCTGACGATCACGATCACCGAGAGTGAAGCCAATGTGGCGCCCACTGCGATTTCGATCGACAACACCGAGATCGAAGAACACGCCTCCATCGGAACCACCGTGGGCTCGCTCAGCACCACCGATGCGAATGCCTCGGACACATTCACTTACGCTTTGGTCAGCGGCGATGGTGACGACGACAATGCAGACTTCACGATTGACGGAAGCAATCTCGTTACGGCGAGCTCATTCGACTTTGAAACAAAGTCGTCCTACTCGGTTCGAGTGCAAACCACTGACTCGGAAGGAGCAACGTTTGAGCAAGTCCTGACGCTGACGGTGACGGATTCCAACGACGCTCCCACATCGCTGGCCTTGGACAACTCGACCATCGCAGAAGACGTTCCTTCGGGAACCGTCGTGGGTGCTCTCAGCACGACCGATGCGGATGCCGGTGACACCTTCACATACGCCTTGGTCAGCGGCGATGGCGACACGGACAACGCTTCCTTCACAATCGACGGCAGCAATCTGGTCACCGCAACGACGTTCGACTTCGATACCCAATCGTCCTATTCGGTTCGCGTCCAATCCACTGATTCAGTGGGAGCGACGATCACCGAAACTCTGACGATCACGATCACCGACACCAGCGCAAACGCTGCTCCGACCGCAATCGCGATTGACAACAGCAGCGTTGCTGAAGACGCCGCTTCAGGAACCACCGTTGGTGCACTCAGCACAACCGACACGGATGCCGGTGACACGTTCACTTATGCTTTGGTCGCTGGCGATGGAGACACCGACAACGCCGCCTTCACGATCGATGGCAGCAATTTGGTGACAGCAACCACGCTCGACTTCGAAACTCAGGCGTCTTATTCGGTTCGCGTTCAAACCACCGATTCGGCCGGAGCCACCTTCGAGCAATCGCTGACGATCACCGTCACCGATGTAAACGAGGCTCCCACCGCAATCGCGATTGACAACGCCGACATCGCTGAAGACGCCGCATCAGGAACCGTCGTCGGTGCACTCAGCACGACCGACGCGGATGCCGGCGACTCCTTCACGTACGCCTTGGTTGCCGGCGATGGAGACACCGACAACGCGGCCTTCACCGTCGACGGCAGCAACCTCGTCACCGCAACCACGTTTGACTTCGAAACCCAATCGTCCTATTCGGTTCGTGTTCAAACAACGGATTCGGACGGATCAACCTTCGAGCAAACTCTGACGCTCGCGGTCACCAACGTGAACGAGGATCCGACTGCTGTTTCAATCAGCAGTAGCGTCGTCACCGAAGAATCAGCCTCGGGCACGACTGTGGGTACGTTCGACACCGCTGACGTCGATGCGTCGGACACCTTCACCTACACCTTGGTCGCTGGTGATGGAGACACCGACAACGCATCGTTCACTGTTGACGGTGAAGATTTGCTGACCGCAACCACGCTCGACATGGACACTCAATCGTCCTACTCGATTCGAGTGCGAAGCACCGATGCCGGCGGTTCATTCGTGGAGCAAACGCTCACAATCACCGTGACGGAAACCAACGAAGCACCCACGGCCATCGCGATTGACGACAACGAGATCGCAGAAAACGCGGCCCTCGGAACCGTCGTGGGTGCACTCAGCACGACCGACGCGGACGTTGCCGATACGTTCACCTACTCGTTGGTCGATGGTGTGGGTGACACAGACAACGCATCGTTTGCAATCGACGGAAACAACCTGGTGACCGCCGCGACATTCGACTTCGAAACTCAATCGACTTACTCCGTTCGCATCCAAAGCTCTGATGCAGTCGGTGAGACGGTCAGTCAATCCTTCCAGATCACCGTCATCGATATCAACGATGCTCCCACCGGATTGGCACTGGCATTCCCAGCAATCGCCAGTGGTCAAGCCAGTGGATTCTTGGTCGGCGATTTGCAAGCGATTGATCAGGATGCCGGCGACACATTCACCTTCGAGTTTGTTGATGGCGAAGGCGATCTCGACAATGACAAATTCACTTTGGTGGATGGTGCATTGCGGACCGCGGAAGCAACCGACGACGCGATTCAGGCTCTCTACTCGATTCGCGTTCGCGTGACCGATGCAGATGGGCTGACCTTCGAAGACACCGCGGACCTGATTGTCACGGAAGAGAATGTCGCACCGACGGGCGTCTTGTTGGACAACAGCTCCGTGGATGACGGATCGGCCAGTGGCACCACGGTCGGAACGCTGACCGCGACCGATGCGAACGACTTCGACGAACACACGTTTACGTTGGTCGCCGGAACAGGCGACACCGACAACACGTCGTTCACAATCGTCGACGGTGTTTTGCAAACGAATTTCGAGGCCGATGCTGCCACGCAGTCCAGCTATAGCATTCGTGTCTTGTCACAAGACCGCTATGGATTGGCTGTCGAAGAAGTGCTCACGATCACCATTGAGACCACTGTGTGA
- a CDS encoding BBP7 family outer membrane beta-barrel protein — MNIVRLSPWIAILGCILASQSVSAQSPNGSSSRARASETTEKMTWYPKSINGKSLDTDVSEDVLADSVVEGVSFDSPTFEYYEEPSHAISSCDGCGVCDRCVTHRSARRFWVRAEYLLWSLDGMDLPPLVTTSPDGTDPVDTGVLGQSGTTTLFGNSTVLDSMRSGLRVTLGWNDDNCGNGFELSGIGIFRDEETYQSNRGLLARPVFDTDAGAESSMLIAHPDFLTGSVNVQAENELASFEFNRRHALSSVRGQRVDFLVGYRYGSLDEMLRIDQSSVYTAAQGPIISGTTVDLFDQFEADNQFHGAQVGLQLQRCYGATTWDAHAKIAFGVNRAETTIAGQTTNTVPGGGSSTFAGGLLAQSTNIGTYDDSSFMVLPEIGLNLTTQVHRDMKLTIGYSMMVWSDVVRVEDAIDRNVSQFAPEAPTGTNQPAYDLTTSSFIAHGLNIGAAFQF; from the coding sequence ATGAACATTGTCCGACTTTCACCGTGGATCGCGATTCTGGGGTGCATCCTGGCATCGCAGAGCGTTTCCGCTCAAAGTCCGAATGGATCATCCAGTCGAGCCCGAGCCTCGGAAACGACCGAGAAGATGACCTGGTACCCCAAGTCGATCAACGGCAAGAGCCTTGATACGGATGTCAGTGAGGATGTCCTGGCGGATTCTGTGGTCGAAGGTGTTTCGTTCGATTCACCGACGTTTGAGTACTACGAAGAACCCTCCCACGCCATCAGTTCATGCGACGGGTGTGGTGTGTGCGATCGATGCGTCACGCACCGATCGGCACGACGTTTTTGGGTTCGAGCCGAATACCTGTTGTGGTCGCTCGATGGAATGGATTTGCCGCCCTTGGTGACGACCAGTCCGGACGGCACCGATCCAGTCGACACAGGTGTGCTCGGGCAATCGGGAACCACCACGTTGTTCGGAAACAGCACCGTGCTCGATTCGATGCGTTCGGGTTTGCGTGTGACGCTGGGATGGAACGACGACAATTGCGGGAACGGATTTGAATTGAGCGGCATTGGGATCTTCCGAGACGAGGAAACCTATCAAAGCAATCGAGGCCTGTTGGCTCGTCCGGTGTTTGACACCGATGCGGGTGCCGAGTCGTCGATGTTGATTGCTCACCCGGATTTCTTGACAGGATCAGTCAACGTCCAAGCCGAGAACGAACTGGCCTCGTTTGAGTTCAACCGCCGACATGCGTTGTCTTCGGTTCGAGGCCAACGTGTGGACTTCCTCGTTGGATATCGATACGGAAGCCTGGACGAAATGCTTCGGATCGATCAATCGTCGGTCTACACCGCTGCTCAAGGCCCAATCATCTCAGGCACGACAGTCGACTTGTTCGATCAGTTCGAAGCTGACAACCAGTTCCACGGGGCGCAAGTCGGCCTCCAGTTGCAACGATGCTACGGTGCGACGACTTGGGACGCTCACGCGAAAATCGCGTTTGGTGTCAACCGAGCCGAAACGACGATCGCGGGGCAAACAACAAACACGGTTCCCGGCGGAGGCTCTTCTACGTTCGCCGGTGGGCTGCTGGCTCAGTCAACCAACATCGGGACGTATGATGATTCGTCCTTCATGGTGCTGCCTGAAATTGGACTGAACCTGACGACTCAGGTTCATCGCGATATGAAGCTGACGATCGGATACAGCATGATGGTTTGGTCGGATGTGGTCCGAGTGGAAGACGCGATCGATCGCAACGTCTCCCAGTTCGCTCCGGAAGCACCGACGGGAACCAACCAACCGGCCTACGATTTGACGACCAGCAGCTTCATCGCTCATGGACTGAACATCGGGGCTGCGTTTCAGTTCTGA